The following nucleotide sequence is from Pungitius pungitius chromosome 6, fPunPun2.1, whole genome shotgun sequence.
GACATCGTCCCGCTGGGGGGTGTGGACCTGTTGTCCAGGTTCACTCTCATGTCACTGCTTGAGGATTTCACAAAGACGCACAGACGTTCACCCTTTGTGACTCCATGATCCTCATAGATGTAACACGAGTTCATCAATATGAGTTCACACACCTTCTCTCGTTGTCCTCATTCTTCTACTCGGCTACTCTACGTTGTTCTTTCAGAGGATGAAGCAAAGAATCATTTCAAATCTGCCTGCAGGGCCTTGGGAGgcctttagcccccccccccccccccccctccctctgtgaggTCCGACCTCGGCTTTCAGGTGTGACCTTTTGGCCGACTGGGCTCCCTCTGTCGCCGGATGTTTTCTTCATCACAAGAGAAAGGTCCTGTGTGCAGAGTCGTTTCCTGCCTCCACCTTGAAGAGTTTTAATGCTTCCGGGTTACAAAAGAGTCGTGTTGAGCTTCTGGAGTTACACATTTAGGATCTTTCCTTTCCAGAGCTGTGAGCATGgaaacacatttgtgtgtggagAAAGTAAGAGGAAAGTTGTCATTGACACCCAGTTTGCAAACTCATAAATACtgcaaatgccccccccccccccccgcccccccattaGTGTTTCCTGCCTCCGCGATCGATACCTAACAAATATCTTTACTGCCACTCGATCCGACACTGCACAACACCaccatctgtttgttttcaatAGTCTCAGGACGCAGAAAGGTGAGTCGCTCActtccctcctctgccccccccccccgatccccccGGCTGGGTAATTTATGTTGGGTTATGTAACGCCGGCCTGTGCCACTTGGCTGCTCTCTGCCGTGCTACTGGTAGCGCCGTAGTGTGAATGTGTCGGATGTGCTGGTACTCCACGCTGCATACTGAGGCTCCCGGCCTGAGTGATGgccttcacctccttctccaacccgcTCTGCCGTGGAGCCCTTTGTGCTCTAATGGCCCCACAGGGGACAGGGGGGGCGTGGGGATTGTCTCCCAACGGGTCACTGCTGGTTGAATGTTGGACACGCTGCGAGTGATGCACTCCGGCTCCTGTTGAGCTGAAATGTTGATGGTTCTGGGTTCATGTCGATTGTCGTCCTCACCTGCTCTGAGGTTGGTTCAGAAATTGAAAAATACGCAGAGCTAAAGTATTTGTTAGAAGTCACAAGTAGCTGCCACGTCAAATCCAACGAGTCCAACAAGTCAAGACTGTAAATAAGGGGGTGTTATACTGTCCTGTCAATCAGCAAAGCATCCcttcttcatggtctgtttgactctaaatggaccatcattcactaaatgcacatcatgctgcattgaagaagacttgaaactagagactgagaccataaactcatgtttacaatgtttactgagggaataaatcaagagagaagtagagtcatttcctcatagacgtctatgggagcagaggagtcgccccctgctggtcactacacagaagtagagtcatttcctcatagacgtctatgggagcagaggagtcgccccctgctggtcactacacagaagtagagtcatttcctcagacgtctatggcagcagaggagtcgccccctgctggtcactacacagaagtagagtcatttcctcatagacgtctatgggagcagaggagtcgccccctgctggtcactacacagaagtagagtcatttcctcatagacgtctatgggagcagaggagtcgccatAAATACTATAACAGATATAAAATatccctgctggtcactacacagaatgacactTCAACACATGGAGCTTTGACTTACCTTTAAAGAACCAGAGCAACATTTTGTAGCATATCATGGATTCATTGCTTGATGCTATGGACGATATCTTTATTTGTATAATTTTGTcacatcaatatttattttagatttctCTAATCTGAATTAATTCTGTGCTTACAtgcaaaaaacccaaaacatcgACACAGGAAAGAATAACAACATTGTGTCTCAACCGCTATTTGGCGGATTGCTCAGTTCCTGGACAAGAAGAATCGCCTcgatgctaacgtgctaacgcGCTAACGTTGTATCTGGACAAACGCTTGAAGGCAGAGATGATTCACCTCTcggctccttcttcctcctctcctcagggaACATCATCGGCTCCGGGATCTTCATCTCTCCAAAGGGGGTCCTGGAGCACTCAGGCTCGGTGGGCCTGGCGCTGGTGGTCTGGGTCCTGGGGGGCTGCATTGCGGCCTTGGGCTCACTGTGCTACGCCGAGCTGGGCGTCACCATCCCCAAGTCGGGGGGGGACTACTCCTACGTCACCGAGATATTCGGCGGTCTGATGGGGTAAGTGAAGCTAACGCTCGGCTAGCGaccggttgggggggggggtggggggaaggaCCCCTGACATTCCATCAGGAAGTGGTTTGGCGTGTTTTCGTGCGTCCGTGCTGGCCGTAGGAAGTTGTTGTGTTGGTCGTTGGTCTTTAGGTTCATCGTCCCGTCCGGTTCCAGAATACGATAAGCAGGAAAAACCTTGAGGGAAGTCCTCCAAATCCTGCATGAAGGTCCTCCTGGACTCCAGGACGGACTGGATGGAGTCCTCCATAAACACCAGAGCCTCCCCTCTCTGCTTCGCTGTCATTTTGTCTTACAGTTGTGCAGTTAGCCACAGTCTGGGCTCCACTTGTTTCCacatgtattttgttgtttaattggtAATTGAATTGCTTGATTTATTGATTCACTTGTCCACTACAGACCTCCCTTAAAACGGGACACTGATCTGAGGGCCTCTTACAGAAGTAGTAAATATGATCGCTGAACacctccccctccgcccccccccccccctcctgcaggtttctgctgctgtggagcGCCGTCCTCATCATGTACCCGACCACGCTGGCCGTCATCGCGCTCACCTTCTCCAGCTACGTCCTGCAGCCCGTCTTCCCCGACTGCGTCCCCCCCTACATGGCCACGCGGATGCTGTCGGCCACCTGCCTCCGTGAGTCCTGAATCCGGGGCCTCCACCCAAGTACTCCACTATGGTACTTTGGTACTTTTGTGCCGAGTGCACTTTGTAGGTCCTTATACATGACTTGAGTATTTGCATTCTATTTTATACTTCTACTTTATTATAGAATAAACTAGGGTTTATCTACTACATCCACATGGAGTGATCTGCATCGTCCATGAAGGATGGTAGTCTGCAGGTGCTGGATCCTGATCGTCCTCTCTGATGCCTTCAGAACTGGCTCCTCAATAATCTGTGTAGGAAATGGAGCAGGAGGCGACCTCTGGTTCATTAAAGTGAAGTTAAAGcttcatgtgttaaagctgcgTTCTCTCTTCACGCCTCAAACATTTACATGTTCCCAGCAAAGATGGTATGAAACAGAAAAGCTGCATCAGGACTCTGAGGTCCAGAAGGGACAGGAACCCAGGTGCAGGATGCACCAGTCCACATGAGTCCACATGAGTCCACATCAGTCGGCGTGGGATTGCTCTCCTTTGACCCCATcgtttttttcttaattcttGGAGCTGTGAAGCTGAAACGTGAGCTCTGCTCGGCCGTCTTGAGGTTGGCAGGgtgaggggtggtgggggggcattgaaggcgggggggggggggggggggggggctctgcaaagttttgttttctctccacaACGGAAGCAGTCCGTTCGGCGGAGCTGACAGCTCGTCTTTgtgtcggggggtggggggcgggggcgagcgGGGCAAAGCCGATGACAATGATGGACGAGGTGGAAGAATCGCGCCCCCGGCCCTCGCTCACCCGTTTCCCACATTCCTGTCTCCCATGGCAACCGGCCGCTGCCGCCCACCGCCGGCAGGACAGCAGCACCGGGGGGCCCCGACGTAGGAGGGGGGGGCCGGAGCACTCTGCACAGTCCTGTGCTCGCTTCTCCTCGCCGAAGCCCTCCGTCGCTCTCGAGGGGACTTTGTCAAAACGACCGCGGATGATGTCATAATGTGGTGACATCATCGGGGTTTCCTCAGTTGGGGTTTTGAGACAAAAATATTGAGAAATCATTAGAAGCTCATAACAGAAAAGCCAGCCTTTTTCAGGATGTTTGAGTTTAATAAAAAGAAGCTGCAAAAgaagttagcattagcattattGGATATGTAGCATCCAGTGTGTTTGGAGCTTGACTAATAGTAGATTTTAAGGCCTCTCTCCGATCCCATTAAATTATAGTAATCAATGTTAACAACCGACGGGCAGcgtctctacgtcctcctcagtccatatatggtcacttcctgttcacaatAGAGCTTCCAAATTGTACTCGACCAACAGCTAGCATTTTAGCTTACAGCCCTTAAGCTAATTGGACTTCTGATTTAGCCGTGTCAGGTACCAGACCGTTCTCTGGTGTCTTGTCAGAGCATTTGACTCGAGCTTGAGTCCGTATTTTTGTTCCTGGTCGGCCTGATGTCCTCCTTCTCCGCTCAGTGCTGCTGACCTGGGTGAACTGCTCCAGCGTCCGGATGGCCACCAGGATCCAGGACGTCTTCACGGTGGGGAAGCTGATGGCCCTGGGCCTCATCATCATGGTTGGCCTGGTCCAGATCTGCAACGGTAAAGTCCCTCAGCCTATGAACCTAAAAGCCCCCcaaaggagaaagaaataaCACTCAAAGTATGGCTTACCTTCCAGGGAACTACGAGGCGCTGACCCCCCAGGTGGCCTTCGCCATGGAGAGGACGCCATCGGTGGGTCAGATCGCTCTGGCCTTCCTGCAGGCGTCCTTCGCCTTCAGCGGCTGGAACTTCCTCAACTACGTCACGGAGGAGGTGGTTGAACCCAGAAGGTGAATATTCACGCTCCTCCATCTTCAACATCTTCCCGCCCCTCTTGTTGGTTTGCCCCTCGGTCGAAGGAGATCCACATTTTGGGTTCATATGCTTGTTTCTCCactttctgctgaaagtccctgATGTTAGTTATTGGGGAGGTTTTGCCGCTGCTTCTTACCACCTTGGTGCATGTTTGTGACCGTATCGCCTGTGCATGGTGTGTCAGGAACCTACCTCGGGCCATCTACATCTCCATTCCATTGGTGACCTTTGTGTACACGCTCACCAACATCGCCTACTTCTCCTCCATGTCGCCCGAGGAGCTGCTGTCCTCCAACGCCGTGGCTGTAGTGAGTAGCGTGTCCTCTCACTCACGCACACGAAGTTGCttcctgcatggggggggggggggcagcaagggGTGGAATGCTACCTGAGAACGTCCATGGCATCCGAAGTACTACAACCAGCATGCACACATTTATATACCATACCGTAGGAAGTATGAGAGTATCAGACAAAAGGAAATCGATAcagattaaatataaatgtttagaATTTGGGACGGTATCACACGAGTCAGAATGAATGCTACGAATTATTTATTACTAATGAAGTGTCCATTTTTAGGAATTAAACATCGCAGATTACAGATTTGCCTCAGTCAGAACACCTGTAGTGGATGTAGTAGATGAACAACGATAACGATAGTCGTGGTAATCGGACCTCTCTCTGGCTCCGCCCCCCAGACCTTCGGGGAGAAGCTGCTGGGGATGTTCTCCGTCGTCATGCCCATCTCCGTGGCTCTGTCCACCTTCGGGGGGATCAACGGCTACTTGTTCACTTCCTCCAGGTGAgacccccctcctgcccccctgccccccccccgcccgcttCTATGCGCGCCTCAGCTGACCGACCCATCCCACCCCCCAGGTTGTGTTTCTCTGGAGCCAGGGAGGGTCACCTGCCCAGCCTGCTGGCCATGATCCACTATAAAAACTGCACCCCTATCCCCGCCCTGCTGGTCTGCGTACGTACAACCCCCCCCTTACATGGTTGTCAAGTGCAACATCAAGACATGTATTGAACATATGAAGTTTTTCATGTGTTTTCCTTCATGTCGGAGCTCTAacatctctttttcttttcagtgcGCCGCCACCATCGTCATCCTCTGCATCggagagacacacaacctgatCAACTACGTCTCTTTCATCAACTACCTGTCGTACGGCGTCACCATCGCCGGCCTGCTGTACTACCGCTGGAAGAAGCCCAACCTGTTCCGACCGATCAAGGTACGAatgggcgactcctctgctcccatagacgtctatgaggaaatgactctacttctgtgtagtgaccagcagggggcgactcctctgctcccatagacgtctatgaggaaatgactctacttctgtgtagtgaccagcagggggcgactcctctgctcccatagacgtctatgaggaaatgactctacttctgtgtagtgaccagcagggggcggctcctctgctcccatagacgtctatgaggaaatgactctacttctctcttgatttattccctcagtaaacattgtaaacatgggttcatggtctcagtctctagtttcaagtcttcttcaatgcagcatgatgttcattctgCCGACCCAACGACGTCGCCCTCTTGCTGTAgacagtttgattgacagctctctaTTTGCTTACCTTAAAATGTCTCATTCCGAGTCAGGTGGTACGTCACTCCCCCCCTTGGTTTGCTCTGTGGATGAGCCTCAGACCTCCTGTTTCCTGCAGGTGAACCTGCTGGTTCCTGTGTGCTACCTGATGTTCTGGGCGCTGCTGCTGGGTTTCAGTCTTTACTCTGAGCCCGTGGTATGTGGCGTCGGTTTGGTCATCATGCTCACCGGCGTACCCGTCTACTTCCTGGGCGTCCATTGGAAAGAAAAACCAAAGTGCATCTACAAGTTCATTGGTGAGTTTCCAAAAGGAGGGGTCGCTAAAAGAGAGGCCTCTGAGTGCATGTATGTCGTACATATATATCATATCTATCATTGGAAGAATAACCCTGGTtctcctgcagagaggatgaCCTTCGTGGGCCAGAGGTTGTGTTTCGTGGTCTTTCCTCAGATCGACCCCATCGTGATCGACGATCCTTCAGAACGGACCGACACTTAGTCCGTCAAGTCTTAAGAAAACTTTTCCTCTCAATATGTGAAgatcatttattgttttgttccgTCACATGTAACACTGTAACGGACACTTCTTCCCGGATTTGGGACCTTcctgtctgacctttgaccctctgaCACCCTCTGTGGAAACGTCTCTTCATGTTCTTCTCCTTCAACTACTCCGACCTAAAATGACTTTAATTCCCTTTTTGGAGTCCACAGAACTGTGATGGCTCCTCTGAATGTTTGCTCCTCGTCCCCCCCACCTGTCCAAAAGAATTAAGACTGGAGTGAATGCTTGTAGTGCCACTAATATTCACCCATCGTGCACCCTGCTGGAAGCAGAGGTTGGGATTAGAGCTGGAAGGAGGACCAGAGAGGAAGCTGCTTTTAACCTTCTGTGTACTTCCTGCTGGGCGTAGACGACACACTGGCTCCGTCTCCCTGTGGAATCGCCTCCATGGATTTGAGGCCAGACGTCCTCCGGAGACACACGTTGTGATGGAGATGGGGGACAACTTCTCAGAAAGAGCCATGGATTTGGATGCCACTCAAACATCCATCTAGATGACACTGGACTTGGCTTTTACTCCTGAGAatcacaggtcaaaggtcacaggtcGTTATCGTGCCACAAGATGATCTCTGGATCCTGCAGACTGAGGGCTGGTTTTATAGTAAGAAGCATCAAAGTATACTTAAAGTACTCATTATGTAGACTGGcccatttcacaataaaatgccTCCTATCATCACATTATATTTCTTGATACATTAATGTCACTTTTGTTCGTTATATTTAGGTtatttgtttcttattttttgtgtttttaatctaaATCTGCAAAGTAACCAGAAGCCTTGTGTGTTGAAATGTTGATTGTGATTTTTTTgaatgttgatttttttatatatatatatatatatactgtgtacTTGAGGAgcttgttggttcttcttctctctttgtaaagaaaagaagatgcGCCAAACTTATTTTGCACAAATTCTCTCTGATAAATGATGATATATGATGTATATTATTatgtatgatatatatatatatattatgacaTATTATGATATATTTCCACGTGGTCTGAC
It contains:
- the slc7a10b gene encoding asc-type amino acid transporter 1 — encoded protein: MEGQNGSRAHGPVTDGQKRRKKQEDKEEIPDRVTLKKEIGLLSACAIIIGNIIGSGIFISPKGVLEHSGSVGLALVVWVLGGCIAALGSLCYAELGVTIPKSGGDYSYVTEIFGGLMGFLLLWSAVLIMYPTTLAVIALTFSSYVLQPVFPDCVPPYMATRMLSATCLLLLTWVNCSSVRMATRIQDVFTVGKLMALGLIIMVGLVQICNGNYEALTPQVAFAMERTPSVGQIALAFLQASFAFSGWNFLNYVTEEVVEPRRNLPRAIYISIPLVTFVYTLTNIAYFSSMSPEELLSSNAVAVTFGEKLLGMFSVVMPISVALSTFGGINGYLFTSSRLCFSGAREGHLPSLLAMIHYKNCTPIPALLVCCAATIVILCIGETHNLINYVSFINYLSYGVTIAGLLYYRWKKPNLFRPIKVNLLVPVCYLMFWALLLGFSLYSEPVVCGVGLVIMLTGVPVYFLGVHWKEKPKCIYKFIERMTFVGQRLCFVVFPQIDPIVIDDPSERTDT